cgaacagctacacgcgaaaaacgttgaactactgtttatcaccgctatgacggccgtcatgcaaatgacagcaccgctatttgacgttacggtgacactcaacgttctctagaaaacctactccgatgttatttatagacaacgtcTGGGTGAAATCACCTTTACATtacgcttttctaggaaaccgtagCTTAAGGAACTCGCTTAAATgctaataatgtttttacaaaCTAGATGGATGCGACATGCTTCAACAATTTTCCGAATGTTACACACCTTGGCCGAATTATTCGGCGTGAAGAGCGTGTACGCTGTCCCGGTGTTGTGCGAGCGTCCCGTACGTCCGATTCTGTGCACGTAGTCCTCAGAATTGTTTGGATAGTCGTAGTTTATCACGAACTTCACATCCTCGACGTCTAACCGACCCagcatttattaaatttatagtaaataaataggaaatcGTTGTTGAAGGAAGagtttcaaatataaaaatttagatatttCAGAGAAATTTAGAGATTTACAATAAAGGTTAGTAGGTCTGTTTTACCTACCTTAATATCGGCTGTGTAAatgtgtaaatttttgtagTCTGTGTGGAAAGAGAACTGGGTGGGGTTTGACGCTGCAGTGCTAAATCATTTTGTAGACAACACTGTTGCGTCATAGTTTATTATTGTCGAATCGTTTTGATATTTCATATGAAAAAGTTACTAAAttcttggaaataaataattcgcACGCCACGCCGGTTCTCTTTCTAAGGGTAACTAAAAAAAGGAATCCAAGTTTAGGCTACCTTTTACcctcatataaaaataatcatgcgTTTATAGAAAAACTCGTCCTTCAAGCCAAACTAAAAATCAAAGCAAATAATTACCTCAGTGCTCGTGGAGTCGAAGACTGAGGATTGTATTGCCCAGCAGTGTCCGGAGTGTTGTCGGCCAAGAGCAACTAACGGTGTGCTGACTTTATTTACTACTTTGTCAGGTGGCGTAGGGTTCAAATCTCGCATGACATTTAACAAAGCATATTGCTCGGCTGTTTGAATCGAAACCGTTCTTAAGAACCCTAATTCACTATCCATTAAGAGGCAGCATGCTACTACAGTGTGCGCTGACAGATTAATTACGCTGTCAATAATCGAATTTCTCAATCTAACTGAAGTCAGCAACACACCGTTAATTTAGCCATGTTCTCTGCACGCATGCGCCTCTGCAATGAAAATTGAGAATAATGCTGAGTCAGTCATGGAAATTTCTTGAGGCGCAATGAACTTTACGATAAAGCCCAACGCTCACTTGATCCATTGCTTTATTTCAACCGCATTCCAGTATCCAGCATTAATCAAATAACTGAATGGTAAATACTGGAAGGTTTGTTTTTGGCACCAATGAAAAAGCTTCAGCTTAATTTTTTCTGTGGACTCGAGTGCGGAAACGTATACAGGATATGAAAATCAGACGATGTGCTGTCACAATCTATTGCTTTCTGATGCTGACAGatattttgtcaaaaaatatttagactaGTTTCATCATAATTAGAAGTTAAAGCAATAGAAAAGGTATCCACAGAAAAATAGTTTCATTTCCTTCATTGGCATCAAGCGTATCACAGGGCTCAACACTGTGgcctcttttatttattatgtatagcaATGGACAACAATATCCCCGCTACGCTCCTGACACCTCTTTGACCTGAATAACACCCCGGTAGTACAGAGCGAGATGATTTATCGAAATTAGATGGCGTAATAAGGGTAAAAAACCTCGCAACTGTTCTCATAAGAATCTTTTGTTTGATGCCTCTCTTGTTTAACATCGAAATACTGCAAACCTTCTGACATCCTACCTACCGTTGGCCCTTACGCTACTCACCTTAAAGGTTTACAGATATTCCAAAGTatgctatattatatttatggcGGGATTTATTTCACCACCCTGTTAATTCAATTGTTGGTGGCACAAACATAAGATAATGACTTCTGGGCAAGTACATTTATACAAttcattaacaaaaacaaaggGACCTTCGGTGTTTGTAAGAGACAAGAAATAATTTCACATTGAACTTGTTTCCTAACTCTTCGTTTAAACTATGTGATTTTAGTCCCGAAGTTCTTTCACTTACCAAGTCCTCTAGCCGCTACATCGGTAGCGACTAATATCGCACCCGGGTTTTGCCTGAATTGTCCTAAAACGTAATCCCTGTCCTGTTGGTTTTTATCGCCGTGAATGGCGAGCGCGTGCCAACCCGCTCGGTTGATGGTTTTTGTTATGTCGTCCACCTACATTAGAAATCTTAtgctatacaaatataaaattgaaaaaaatgtatttcctTGTGAGATTCAAAAATAAGTGTTAAGGCAGAAGTGACCGGGTGTTGTCACGCATGGCTTTTTTGGacattattgacccccccccccatgtaacgcgcagtaacgtttttctgtacccaatagtaaaacgttccgtgaccacccagtgactctttatagttaaaagttcagaactggaaagtcgaaaataatattaacaataacgcgtaattcaaattccgccccgcatcgtaacgttttacaaaaggacaaaaaattcgttacgtaatacttgaacttaAATACAGTAGAATGTGTAAGGGAGCCCTTACACATTCTActgtatttaagtttttactatGAACCTTGTCAATCCCAAACTAAAACCTTACCTTTCTCTTTGTTTCTGCAAATATAATGGTTTTTGTCTCCTCTTCTGATGAAATCTCATTAAGCAGAGTGAGCAGTTTATCATTTTTCTCCCATTCCTCACAGACATCGACGATTTGTAGAATGTTGTGGTTAGCAGAGAGAGAAAGCGAACCAATGTTGATCTGTATGTAATCTACGAGGAATTCTTCAGCTAAGTTTTGAACCTCTTTGGGCCATGTCGCGGACCACATCAGAACCTGTTTgacacaaaaataagaaacaccagggtaaaataattattatgaacacCATCTACAAATTAATTTCTCTTACAACTAATGTGCGCAAATAAACACTTGCTGTATGATGAAGAAAAATCAAAATCCAAAACTTTTCAAGTCAAAGGACTtcgtacaaaataataattaatttgcaatggcgcattttatattatagatagatttaaatttaaatacattattggCTCTCAagtatatttagtataatcaagtaaaaaaaaattgttttatatctttaaagttacatttcatAACTACACTTTGTGCTTACCTGTCTGTCAGGCCGTATTTGCTCAATGATCTTTCTTATCTGTGGCTCAAAACCCATGTCCAACATCCTATCTGCTTCATCCAACACCAGATAGGTACAGCGTTGCAGATTTGTTGTgtctgaaataataaattaataacaatcattaatttttataacggCAACAAAAATTGAGAAATCTTATTTTAActgaagaaatattaaaagcttaaattataatacataagatcattttaaataattttacatactTTTCTCCAAGAAATCAATAAGTCTTCCTGGTGTTGCAATGACAATCTCGACTCCCCGTTCCAACATTCTGCCCTGTGGCCCCTTTGGAGCTCCACCAAATATACAAGTATTGCGCACTTGAACATTTTGACCAAAATCTGTTGCCAcctgaagaaaaaaaaattatggtaaaataatatttgtattgtacTTTTAAACACATACAGTAGAATCCGGATATAACGACCTTCAAGGGACCGGCGAAACTATGTCGTACTAACCGGATGACGTACAAAACGGATTATTTCTTAAGTACATACAGAATACATATGAATGTATGTACTTAAGAAATATTCCATGTACTTAACTGacgaatacatatttattataattgggaaagtttgattttcttatttaggtaaataaaacattttgtagGAATCACATAAAGCTTCATTTTAATGGTTCTTAAACATtccaaattacaaaaatagttaTGTACATTATGTACTTTAATACAAAgagataaaatacatacacacGCACTACACGAAAACTCTGTTACTAACTAACGTACAAAGTCAGTTATTTGAGTTTGTTTTTGACTAACTTTTGTTCGGTAATAAGAACTTCGTACAGCATTGTGAATTCGTGACATCATTGTTTTCATAAGATCATCATCGAAGTTAGTTTGAACAAACTCATTGAGCGTTTCCGCAGCCTTCAGAGCTTCAGACACACTCACGGTAGGATGAATCTCCTCTGGTTCGTCATCATCACCGTCGCTATCCTTGCCATTCGCGTCGTTGGCGATGATATTTACCACAATGTTTTCATCAGACGGTTCTTCACAAGTGGCGACAGCATCATCGACATACGCGTATTGTTCAAACTCCTCGTTTGTTATGGGTAACTGATGTTTATCAATAGCCCTCATCCAAGTGCTCAGCGGTACGTCGTCTTCTTCGTTAAAATCATCTGCGTTCGAAGTTACGCTACAGTCTACATTGCTTCGGACAAAACCAGCGTGTTTGTAACAGTTAAAAATTGTGTCTTGCTTGAGTTGGGTCCAGGCATCTTGAATCATTAGAATAGCATCAAGAACAGTTATCTTTGAGTAATCAACACTACTGCTTCCGCGACCGTCTAGTAACTGGATCATTTTCAGGACAAGGTTTTTACGAAAATGTGATTTCAAAGCTCGAATAATCCCTTGATCCATGGGTTGCAACACTGATGTTGTGTTTGGAGGCAGAAATACCAGGGTTATGTTTTTCAAGTTTTCAATATGGGGATGTGCAGGACAGTTGTCAACTAACAGCAgaattttcttcttctttttcatAAGTTCACGATCCCATGCGCGTATCCATTTGTTAAAAATGTCAGCAGTCATCCAGGCTCTTTGATTGCTCTCATAATCCACTGGcaaatgccgtacatttttaaaacatctgGGACGTTGAGATTTTCCTATTAcgagaagtttttttttaacagtgCCACTCATGTTGGCTGCTACCATCACAGCCTGGCCACGGGACATTCGCCGACGCGAATATTCGCGCGGTGCGAACCGCGATGCGTCTAGCGACTGAAATAAACTCATAGCAATGTACTAATCAAGCCACGCGCAACGGCGACCAGCGATGCGACCGGCGAAATGTACCGAGCGAATCGCGCGGGCGATTGACGTCGCGACGGGCGAGCGAAACAAATGCATGAATCAGTACGGTGCAAGCCACGGAGTCGAGCGGCAGTCGCGGCGAATAGAGAagggaataaataagtttagtcgTGGTCGCGGCGAAAAATGAATACAGAGTTTTTTGTTACTGAAATACTGGCTAGACCAGCTATTTGGAAGTCTGGCCATCCAcagcattaatttaatataccctaatctcaaaaacaatttttcagcggcacttaaaattctatttgcattatttctatttatttctttgaatttcTCATACTTCTTGTGGAATTCTCCACAATTTCTCCAAATATTAGGTCTTGCACCAAAAGCTATTACTTTCCAAGCAATATCGAGATGATTTCGATAAAGACATTTCGGTGTCGAACTTCCTTACTGGTCGCGGCGGCAAACGTGACTGGTCCGTGGCCTGCAAACGGCCCCGCGCGAATGGTCGCCTCGCCTCCCGCATCGCCGTTCGCACCGCTGATCCCCGTGGCCAGGCCGTCACAGTAATTCTCTCCTTTGATAATTTCCCTCCTGTACATTTTTCGCCTTTAAATTTCAAAGTCTTGTCTGgggttaatttataaaacagcCCGGTCTCATCtgcattaaaaatttcatcatcTCTAAATTGCGCACGCAGAATAGGCCAAACCTTTTCTAACCAATCGACTACATCACCTTGTTGAACTGATAAAGACTCGCCAGCAATCTTACCACTGACGATGTTGTGTCTTACTTTAAAACGGTTTATCCAACTCATCGAACATGTGAAATTTTGCATGTCTAACTGTCTAGCAAAAAAGTTTGCTTTCTCTTGTAGCAGAGGCCCATTAACGGGTATTCCCCGGTCGCGCTGAAGCTTAAACCACTGTAACAATGCCTTATCCACCTGCTCATGAGTAGAAGTCCTTACACGTTTGCATTTCAAAACATTAGCACTAAACAGCGGCTCGatcttatatttattcttcTTTATTGTAGAAATTGTAGAATGAGATACGCCAAACTCCTTTGCGATGGTTGCATTTGATTCACCGGCTTCTAATCGGAATAATATTGCACTTTTTTCTTCAATTGTAAAACACTttcgcttcacagaactcatTTTGTCGAGATTTAAGAACTTGTCATAACAAGTGACAAACACTAACTATGATTTACGCACGCCACTAAGGATGCACGCGGGGCGGGGTGAAGTTGGGGCGCCGAGGTATTGGTGCGTAGGTTGTGTAAACAAAACATTGCGCGTCGTTTTAACCGGACgtattatcataaataatgGTCGCTATAAGCAGTTGGTCGCTTAAACCGGAGTCGCACTAAACGGTTACATTTTCTCAGTACCTAACTATGAAACCTAACTTGAGTTAACATTATCGTCGTTAAAAGCGGATAGTCGTTATAAGCGAAGTCGTTATATGTGGATTCTACTGTATATAGTCgccatttttgttattacattATGATTTAATTAGGAAGATATCTTATCTTGCATAAGTTGCCTCGACCATAACATGAACAAACAATAActgtgaattaaaaatattgtaaaaaaactatGTAGTATTATCATgcaaaattgataatattgaaattgtataatttcatTAAGTATGAATGGAAAAAAGGGCTATTTACAAAACTagcaacaattaattataatacttgGAAGTTTAGTCGCTATTTAGAGATTGTATATTTTGTGCTTCATTAATAAATCTAGGTCACACATGTTAAAGGTCAGAGGTTAGTTGCCAACTTAATAATAgtactaattatatttacctACTTAAATTTAGAGATGAAGTGGTTATGAATGTAATTGGTAATAATGACATGAAcattaataagaaatatatgaGTGATAAATGGAAGCAACatgaaactaaaaagataaCTACTGTGCAAATTAGGATATGTTCAGAAAACTTATACAttctttttcaaaatattaacattcCTAACAGTTCTTGAACATAACCTGCCTGTGAGACTACCatctactaaaatatataaatcaatttaCAACGTCCATGGGGCCTGGCATTCTGTCTCGGTCAACTGTGTCCCCATTCATGGATACCAAAGCCTTGGCGGCACaatggaaaataaattattttagtatatttgttGTTAAACATGCagactttattattatcttatttataagGAACCAGAACATTAAAGCTTCATGTAAAACTGTAAGACTTAATTGAcccatttattttaatggcaTGCCTTATTTTAGAGTAAGAatacagttaaaaaatattcaaaacacAATTAAGCATAATAAAATACCTGTTGAATTTGCTGAGCAAGCTCCCTAGTAGGAGCTAGGACTAGAACAATTGGTCCCTCATCCCTTAATAATCTTGGCTGGTTAATAATGTGGACAATTGCTGGTAAAATGTATGCAAGAGTCTTTCCTGAACCCGTCTGTGCAATCCCAACCATGTCTCTTCCAGACAAAGCAATTGGCCAACCTTGAGCTTGGATTGGTGTAGGATGTGGAAAGCCTTGCTTTAGAATCTCTTTCATTGCATAGTCAGGAAAGCCACCCTCTTCAAAATATACACTTGGTGGAGGCACATCACGCCCTTTAACTGTAATCTGGTGCTGGCTTCTATAAGCTTCCACTTCTGCCATCGAGCGCATTTGAACATTGGGGTGAGGATTGTAGAAATTCTTTTGAAATGGAGTAAGCGTAATCGTATCCCAGCGAATTTTACGAAGCGCTCCTCCTGGTTGTTCGTTCTTGAAATTGCTGCGGAAATCATCCCTGCCGTCTCGTCCACCTCGATCGCGTCCACCGAATCCCCGACTGCCTCCCCTACCACCATCTCGTCCCCCTCGACTGCCGCCGAATCTGTTTCCCCTGTCTTGAGACCGATCACTAGAACGACCACCTCTAGACCCACCCCTGCCTCCACGACCGCCCCTGGGACCACCACGTCCACCGCCGCGTCCTCCGCGTCTGTCGTCGTACCTTGTTAACGATAAagtgatataaaaatttgcaTTGCATTAGGATACAATAAAAACGCCAACTCAACTCAAAGGCAGACAAAATACTAAGTACTTACATTTTCGCTGAACactatttaaaacttatgaaAATCAAACCAATTTTTCACTAGAcacttagtaataaatattattgagaTTGGTATAGccttaatcaataaataatgattttcgCCGACAATTGGTAAGTCCATAAATCTAAAATGCATCCgccatatttattttgtatgtcaGTTACTTAGTTTTGACTTATGACAATCACtctaaaatttgtttaaactgTCGCGTCTCTATCGTCTATGTattttttcgaaaattttaaatttatagaaactattgccataatattaaaaaaaaattatagaaatgtTGGTCGACGAACtctgtataatatttatttatttacgcatacaaattacaatattactaTCGAGTTaccaaaataaattgtcaaaaatCTAAGAAATGCAAATATTATCTGTTCAAAAAAacctacaaaatattaaaataataataaaatccacACAAAAATcttaagatataaaataatcttaagaTTTTTGTGtggatttttttacttaatttttgaaaaacgTGACTTTCGTCCTACCTCTAACGATGTGTATCGATTAAACTTTCATTTCGTTTGTTCAATATATTTGTCTGATCCATATACAGTTTAGTTTAGATGGTTCCAAGGTGCTTCACTAGactaaatagtttttaattacttatctTTTGTAATACtggaaataatattacttttgaataccctttttaaatctattatgGATGCCTCAATACCTGTATACGAGAAGCCCCATTCTCGCCTTAGTGTCCTAGATTGGACTCGAAATATACAAAGGCTGCAAAACGAAGCGAGATTACGTCGCTTTGAATCTTATGAGCTACGTCAGAGGGCAAATCAACTTCGAAACGAGACTTCAGTGACTACTAGATGGGACAATTATGTTAATAACGAACTGTTAAGAGATAGGTAGGTGATAACTCTACTCTCAAAgaacgaaataaaaacttgaaaTGCTTTATACTTCTTCAGTTATTTCGCAAAAGTAATATCTAAGTAAgaattgaaataacataaaaaagtggtattaataaatattttcagaacATTCGAAGTAGAGTCATGGCGAGAAAATCAAAGATTCACTCGAGAGCAGGTAAGAGATGAGAGTAGAGCGCTACAAGAAGAGAAGAACGCAACTGAACTTCAACTGGAATCACTCCAAGTACCTCTGATGGTGAGTTCTCAGTGTCTCTCTAATCGAGACCAGAGACTTCCACCTGAGTTGACGAGGGATACGTTGGGAGAGGAGTTGAATAAGGTAACATCGGTATTTTTTGTCCCAAACCCATAactatatcataaaaataaattaaagtaacaaacaCTTTACTTTAATCCACGTTTTATAATTAGGTATACTAATAAGCTAAGTCACAAATTGCAGGAGTTACACATACTAGAGAACAGCAAACGTGTTCTAACAGACGTATGCCATATGGGCTGGGAgaaattaaaagaattaaCTAATGTCTTCTGTCGGTTAGAGCGAGAGATACAGAACAAGGATGACGCATTAGACATAGATCGCCACGTGAAACAGCTGGACAGATACAGTTCTGATATTTCGTTTAAGATCGACCCTACAAGGGTACCGCCTGAGTGAGTATAATGGTATATGCTGAAAACACAATGTATATTGCACTACAGTATCTATACAAAACATAATATGCGAAACCCCAGAATCGCCCAGTAAAACCACCAAAGATATTTCTTTGGTATTCTTTATAGGCAAGCAGGAGCTTTCTATCGACACACGTTGTAGATCGATATTAGATGATAGATGATATAGATATTTCGTTTAAAACCCAAGTTTACCTATGTTTCAAAGAATCACCTTAGGGAAACGCATGCTTAAACAGGTTTGCAGTATGAAGAAAGCTATAAAAACGCTTTCGAGTACTCCTCAACTCTCAATTgtattcattatattattactactacttattgtattttagtagaaaaatatttaattgaattaaattgatGGAATAAGATGTACTCAGTCATTTTAAGCAGGCAGAACTGACTCAAATCTACTCACATCGTGATAAGGTACATTTCAAAATAGGTCAagtaacatatttaataagtttattacgATCTCCCGACTTCAGATCAATAACAGAAGAAAGCTACGTTCACTGCATagaaaatactataaaaatagcTGAGCAGCTGATGAGAGAATCTAAATCGTTACGAGAGACTATGTTTAGAAGTCGTGAACAGGTCAAGAACCAGTTGTATGCGCAATGTCAGGACGTGGAGATGGTGATGAGGAGAAGGGTATTTGATATACAGAGGGCCAGAAATGAAATGGAGTGGCAGAAACTGAAGGTAAATCCTGGTCTCCAACGTTATTTGACTCGAGTCCCATTTTTATCTTCTTCTTATAGTCCCATCTgcttgcgaaggttggcgatcatcatggcaAGTTTAgttttggatgccgcgcttctaaacaatgaattggtgctttgaccaaaccattgtcttaagtttttttaacaaagacgtgcgtctgcggccaggtATCCTTCTTACTGCCACTTTGCCTCgtatgattagttgaaggagctcatattttttggagttacgtaaaacgtgtccgaaaaactcaagtttccttttcttaacCGTCATAAGCACTTCTTTGTTCTTCTGCATTCTGTCCATCACGGTAGTATTTCGGATGCctgtttaagatattttaagcataTGTCGATAAACCCAGATGTCAAACGCTTCCAGTATTTTGTACATAGACTCTGTCAGCGTCCAAGATTCTACGCCGTAGAGCAAGCAGCAAGAAGACGTAACATCGCGCAATTCGCgaattctaattttttttatatattatttattttattaaatttattatcaagtTAGTTAAAATGGTATATAAGTAGCTTAACTTGTATTTTTATGCGATTTAAGGACTGTTATGGTTCATTAAAACGTAACGTAACGAAATTAATGTAGTTATGTGGTTTTCAAAACCACAATCTATTTAGTAAGGAaaacaatatgttttatttatattgcataaaatattataagaaatctcaatataataaaaaatcttatccTTCAAGAAtaccataaaataaatattttatactgtaAATACAACAGAAATAAGAAAAACTTTGCATCTATGGTATTAAAATGACTGTTATTTTAGTTGGAGCAAAATCTCGCCAAGGTAGAGCGAGAAATAGAATCTCTACGAGCGGCCGTTGCTGATAAAATAAATCCAACTAAGTTGGTGGAAACCCGCCTGGAAGCCAGAACAAGACGACCTGTTTTAGAGAGAGTGCAGGTATCCGTTATTATTAATGTCATTACGATACATTCATtttcaagaaaaatatttttgctctTTCAATATTGGATGACTGGACTATACCAAAAGCAAAACAGTTGTAACTTCCTATAAGTTACAACTGTTTTGTTTGCATATACGTAATTAAAAACTGTACTAcattactttatatatttacacatattttttttacattaaaggtgcaaatgaaatactaaaattaatatttttttatattccctAAATTATAACTTGcagcgttggcctagtggcttcagcgtgcgattctcatccctgaggtcgtaggttcgattcccggctgtgcaccaatggactttctttctatgtgcgcatttaacatttgctcgaacggtgaaggaaaacatcgtgaggaaaccgacatgtctaagacccaaaaagtcgacggcgtgtgtcaggcactggaggctgatcacctacttgcctattagatttaaaaatgatcatgaaacagattcagaaatctgtggccaagacctaaagaggttgtagcgccactgatttttttaaaattataactatggttgtagcgccactgacttttgtaaaattataactaaGGGATTGCCTTAAGaagtatttgttaaaaattacttagttAAGGATAAATATCATAGTTATAATTTGATTGTGTATATTTGCTCCTAGGATAAGCCAACGCGTGGTCTGATAGAAGAGTACGAGAGAGTTCATACAAGCACCAGTACGTTGGAGAAGAAACTAGAAGATGCACTGTGAGTACATGCCACAATTACTATTTCAAtcctatttttctatatacgattttttaatctaaatatatcTAATTAAGAATAATGCCTTGTATTCagataataatgtatttacaatatgaATTCTTATTCGAccatgtatttgcgtgttgttcccacgagaatgtaagtgcgtgctcctatttcaccatgcctcctgctgatagaggacaaatctttgtttttaatttatttttatttattgcttaagatgtcatgtggaacacggtgtaatgg
This Pieris napi chromosome 16, ilPieNapi1.2, whole genome shotgun sequence DNA region includes the following protein-coding sequences:
- the LOC125057412 gene encoding ATP-dependent RNA helicase dbp2-like isoform X1, with the protein product MYDDRRGGRGGGRGGPRGGRGGRGGSRGGRSSDRSQDRGNRFGGSRGGRDGGRGGSRGFGGRDRGGRDGRDDFRSNFKNEQPGGALRKIRWDTITLTPFQKNFYNPHPNVQMRSMAEVEAYRSQHQITVKGRDVPPPSVYFEEGGFPDYAMKEILKQGFPHPTPIQAQGWPIALSGRDMVGIAQTGSGKTLAYILPAIVHIINQPRLLRDEGPIVLVLAPTRELAQQIQQALVSMNGDTVDRDRMPGPMDVVATDFGQNVQVRNTCIFGGAPKGPQGRMLERGVEIVIATPGRLIDFLEKNTTNLQRCTYLVLDEADRMLDMGFEPQIRKIIEQIRPDRQVLMWSATWPKEVQNLAEEFLVDYIQINIGSLSLSANHNILQIVDVCEEWEKNDKLLTLLNEISSEEETKTIIFAETKRKVDDITKTINRAGWHALAIHGDKNQQDRDYVLGQFRQNPGAILVATDVAARGLDVEDVKFVINYDYPNNSEDYVHRIGRTGRSHNTGTAYTLFTPNNSAKAKDLMSVLSEANQVVNPRLLELAQCGTGFKGKGFSRGGSRYRDRDSDSGRGRGRGRDGGRGSRGGRPETRGSRWDNNDSNGQSSFNREDGFQRQSFGRDQSRESFRGRGRGRGRGGFGQGFDQGQQGFPDQTQGYQPSSYYNMYGQQAQ
- the LOC125057412 gene encoding ATP-dependent RNA helicase dbp2-like isoform X2, encoding MYDDRRGGRGGGRGGPRGGRGGRGGSRGGRSSDRSQDRGNRFGGSRGGRDGGRGGSRGFGGRDRGGRDGRDDFRSNFKNEQPGGALRKIRWDTITLTPFQKNFYNPHPNVQMRSMAEVEAYRSQHQITVKGRDVPPPSVYFEEGGFPDYAMKEILKQGFPHPTPIQAQGWPIALSGRDMVGIAQTGSGKTLAYILPAIVHIINQPRLLRDEGPIVLVLAPTRELAQQIQQVATDFGQNVQVRNTCIFGGAPKGPQGRMLERGVEIVIATPGRLIDFLEKNTTNLQRCTYLVLDEADRMLDMGFEPQIRKIIEQIRPDRQVLMWSATWPKEVQNLAEEFLVDYIQINIGSLSLSANHNILQIVDVCEEWEKNDKLLTLLNEISSEEETKTIIFAETKRKVDDITKTINRAGWHALAIHGDKNQQDRDYVLGQFRQNPGAILVATDVAARGLDVEDVKFVINYDYPNNSEDYVHRIGRTGRSHNTGTAYTLFTPNNSAKAKDLMSVLSEANQVVNPRLLELAQCGTGFKGKGFSRGGSRYRDRDSDSGRGRGRGRDGGRGSRGGRPETRGSRWDNNDSNGQSSFNREDGFQRQSFGRDQSRESFRGRGRGRGRGGFGQGFDQGQQGFPDQTQGYQPSSYYNMYGQQAQ
- the LOC125057416 gene encoding tektin-B1-like → MDASIPVYEKPHSRLSVLDWTRNIQRLQNEARLRRFESYELRQRANQLRNETSVTTRWDNYVNNELLRDRTFEVESWRENQRFTREQVRDESRALQEEKNATELQLESLQVPLMVSSQCLSNRDQRLPPELTRDTLGEELNKELHILENSKRVLTDVCHMGWEKLKELTNVFCRLEREIQNKDDALDIDRHVKQLDRYSSDISFKIDPTRVPPESITEESYVHCIENTIKIAEQLMRESKSLRETMFRSREQVKNQLYAQCQDVEMVMRRRVFDIQRARNEMEWQKLKLEQNLAKVEREIESLRAAVADKINPTKLVETRLEARTRRPVLERVQDKPTRGLIEEYERVHTSTSTLEKKLEDALSTYHGMHSHYQRVTKDLQYKNQALETDRRLVEIRKPLHRSDDTEFQRNVGYCHMSDELVTD